Proteins encoded within one genomic window of Thermoproteota archaeon:
- a CDS encoding sulfurtransferase TusA family protein: MATDPGFKSDVKAWIERTGNELISVTEEGGVIRALIRVTAR; this comes from the coding sequence CTGGCGACGGATCCGGGGTTCAAGAGCGATGTGAAGGCGTGGATCGAGAGGACTGGAAATGAGCTGATAAGCGTGACGGAGGAAGGAGGGGTCATAAGGGCCCTGATAAGGGTCACGGCTCGTTAA